One region of Haloprofundus salilacus genomic DNA includes:
- a CDS encoding tubulin/FtsZ family protein, translated as MKLAMIGFGQAGGKIVDKFVEYDQRHGSDIVRAAVAVNSAKADLMGLRNIPKDQRVLIGQSRVKGHGVGADNELGAEVAEEDIDEVQGAIDSIPVHEVDAFLVVSGLGGGTGSGGAPVLAKHLKRIYTEPVYGLGILPGSDEGGIYTLNAARSFQTFVREVDNLLVFDNDAWRKTGESVQGGYDEINDEIVRRFGILFGAGEVQAGQEVAESVVDSSEIINTLSGGGVSTVGYASESVEEKQSGGLLSRLTGNGGDDDTLDTAHTTNRITSLVRKAALGRLTLPCEIEGTERALLVMAGPPQHLNRKGIERGRKWLEEQTGSMEVRGGDYPVTGSGFVASVILLSGVTNVPRIKELQQVAIEAQDNIDEINRESDNNLQNLVNDDEDELESLF; from the coding sequence ATGAAACTGGCAATGATCGGCTTCGGGCAAGCCGGTGGCAAGATCGTCGACAAATTCGTCGAGTACGACCAGCGACACGGCAGTGACATCGTCCGGGCGGCGGTCGCGGTCAACTCCGCGAAGGCGGACCTGATGGGGCTGCGCAACATCCCAAAGGATCAGCGTGTGCTCATCGGGCAGTCGCGGGTCAAAGGTCACGGTGTCGGCGCGGACAACGAACTCGGCGCGGAAGTCGCCGAGGAGGACATTGACGAGGTGCAGGGCGCCATCGACAGCATTCCGGTCCACGAAGTCGACGCGTTCCTCGTCGTCTCGGGTCTCGGCGGCGGCACCGGCAGCGGCGGCGCGCCGGTCCTCGCGAAACATCTCAAGCGCATCTACACCGAACCCGTCTACGGTCTCGGCATCCTCCCGGGTAGCGACGAGGGCGGCATTTACACGCTCAACGCCGCCCGCTCGTTCCAGACGTTCGTCCGCGAAGTCGACAATCTGCTCGTCTTCGACAACGACGCGTGGCGCAAGACCGGCGAATCGGTCCAGGGCGGCTACGACGAGATAAACGACGAAATCGTCCGCCGCTTCGGCATCCTCTTCGGCGCTGGCGAGGTCCAAGCGGGTCAGGAAGTCGCCGAGAGCGTCGTCGACTCCTCCGAGATCATCAACACGCTCTCCGGCGGCGGCGTCTCCACCGTCGGCTACGCCTCCGAATCCGTCGAGGAGAAGCAGTCCGGCGGACTCCTCTCGCGGCTGACCGGCAACGGCGGCGACGACGACACGCTCGACACCGCCCACACGACGAACCGTATCACGAGTCTCGTCCGCAAGGCTGCGCTCGGACGGCTGACGCTCCCCTGTGAGATCGAAGGAACCGAGCGCGCGCTGTTGGTTATGGCTGGTCCGCCGCAGCACCTGAATCGGAAAGGTATAGAGCGCGGCCGCAAGTGGCTCGAGGAGCAGACCGGGAGCATGGAGGTTCGCGGCGGCGACTACCCCGTCACCGGGAGTGGCTTCGTCGCGAGCGTCATCCTGCTTTCGGGCGTGACGAACGTCCCCCGTATCAAGGAACTCCAGCAGGTCGCCATCGAGGCGCAGGACAACATCGACGAGATAAACCGCGAGAGCGACAACAACCTCCAAAATCTGGTAAACGATGACGAAGACGAACTGGAATCGCTCTTCTAA
- a CDS encoding complex I NDUFA9 subunit family protein produces the protein MNVLVVGGTGFVGTHLAAELLDRGHEVTVLSRSPEDDDLPPGVETARGDVTAYDSIEGAFEGQDVVVNLVALSPLFKPKGGNERHFEVHLGGTENVVKAAEAHGVPKLVQMSGIHADPNAPTAYLQAKGQAEEVVKSSDLDWVMFRPTVIFGDGGEFLPFTKKVSPPYLTPLPGGGKTKFQPIWVGDIVPMLADAVESDEHDDHIYEIGGPERLTLAEVAKKVHGANGRSVNVIPVPMALAGIGLSIGGKIPGFPMGADQYRGLQFDLSTSDNDVGAFGRDERDLKTLDAYLGESSR, from the coding sequence ATGAACGTGCTCGTCGTCGGCGGAACGGGGTTCGTCGGAACGCACCTCGCGGCGGAACTGCTCGACCGCGGCCACGAGGTGACCGTGCTGTCGAGGAGTCCCGAGGACGACGACCTGCCGCCGGGCGTCGAAACTGCCCGCGGCGACGTGACCGCCTACGACTCCATCGAAGGTGCGTTCGAGGGACAGGACGTCGTGGTCAATCTCGTCGCGCTGTCGCCGCTGTTCAAGCCAAAGGGCGGCAACGAGAGACACTTCGAGGTCCACCTCGGTGGCACCGAGAACGTCGTGAAAGCCGCCGAAGCGCACGGCGTCCCGAAACTCGTCCAGATGAGCGGAATTCACGCGGACCCGAACGCACCGACGGCGTACCTCCAAGCGAAGGGACAGGCGGAAGAAGTCGTCAAGAGCTCGGACCTCGACTGGGTGATGTTCCGACCCACCGTCATCTTCGGCGACGGCGGTGAGTTCCTGCCGTTCACAAAAAAAGTCTCGCCTCCGTACCTGACGCCGCTTCCGGGCGGCGGTAAAACCAAGTTCCAACCGATATGGGTCGGAGATATCGTACCGATGCTTGCCGACGCCGTCGAGAGTGACGAACACGACGACCACATCTACGAAATCGGTGGTCCCGAGAGATTGACGCTCGCGGAAGTAGCGAAGAAAGTGCACGGTGCAAACGGACGCTCGGTGAACGTCATCCCGGTGCCGATGGCTCTCGCTGGCATCGGTCTCAGCATCGGCGGCAAGATCCCCGGATTCCCGATGGGCGCAGACCAGTACCGGGGCCTGCAGTTTGACCTCTCGACAAGCGACAACGACGTCGGCGCGTTCGGTAGAGACGAGCGTGACCTGAAGACGCTCGACGCGTATCTCGGGGAGTCATCCCGGTGA
- the tmk gene encoding dTMP kinase, producing the protein MLITLEGLDGSGKTTVWEALHDSHPDAVFTREPTNSWYGDAVNRAIGDDDADPLASLFLFTADHADHLSRVIRPALADGELVVSDRYSDSRYAYQAVELQRTEINRPLEYIRGIHAAFTRPPDATIYFDVDPETAAARSGATNKFEQAEYLASVRANYERLVDAEPNRFVRVDATKSPEEVIDRVEDAVDRLVATHDD; encoded by the coding sequence ATGCTCATTACGCTGGAGGGACTCGACGGCAGCGGGAAGACGACGGTGTGGGAGGCGCTACACGACTCGCACCCCGACGCCGTCTTCACCCGCGAACCGACGAACTCGTGGTACGGCGATGCGGTCAACCGCGCCATCGGCGACGACGACGCCGACCCGCTCGCCTCGCTGTTTCTGTTCACCGCCGACCACGCCGACCACCTATCGCGGGTGATTCGCCCCGCGCTAGCTGACGGCGAACTCGTTGTCTCCGACCGCTACTCCGACTCTCGGTACGCGTATCAGGCGGTCGAACTCCAGCGAACCGAGATAAACCGCCCGCTAGAGTACATCCGCGGCATCCACGCCGCCTTCACCCGACCGCCGGACGCGACCATCTACTTCGACGTCGACCCCGAGACAGCGGCGGCGCGAAGCGGCGCGACTAACAAGTTCGAGCAAGCCGAGTATCTTGCCTCGGTTCGGGCGAACTACGAGCGACTCGTCGACGCCGAACCGAACCGGTTCGTCCGCGTCGACGCGACGAAATCACCCGAGGAAGTCATCGACCGCGTCGAGGACGCCGTCGACCGACTCGTCGCCACTCACGACGACTGA
- a CDS encoding DUF7537 family lipoprotein yields the protein MPSRIASLAVVSLLLLSGCGGILGDESPTPPSENRTNDSARWLAPGLTSDGVEDAEALASTHRRSVESRSRTAAMRTQVTAAENGSLLSNRSYVVRVADDGRRLAEQTGDSRTDDEYRPRVYWYDPNVSEYAARSGANDGEVSYTYSRETNGELFSDGTYADRLYSLFTVLNVSVAPETVDRSVHRLEASERSLLFDGRELRNVTLTARVDYSGVVRSYELQYETERGGTSVRITERVRITDLGSTEVERPEWVETARNESGGSAAALT from the coding sequence ATGCCTTCCAGAATCGCTTCGCTCGCAGTTGTCTCCCTCCTTCTCCTCTCGGGCTGCGGCGGCATTCTCGGCGACGAATCGCCGACGCCGCCGAGCGAGAATCGGACGAACGACTCCGCTCGGTGGCTCGCGCCTGGACTGACGAGCGACGGCGTCGAGGACGCGGAGGCGCTCGCGTCGACGCACCGCCGATCCGTGGAGTCCCGGTCGCGGACGGCGGCGATGCGGACGCAGGTAACGGCCGCCGAAAACGGGAGTCTCCTCTCGAACCGTAGCTACGTCGTTCGGGTGGCGGACGACGGGCGACGACTCGCCGAGCAGACTGGCGACTCTCGTACGGACGACGAGTATCGTCCGCGCGTTTACTGGTACGACCCGAACGTGTCCGAGTACGCCGCGCGCAGCGGTGCGAACGACGGCGAGGTCAGCTACACCTACAGCCGAGAGACCAACGGAGAGCTGTTCTCGGACGGTACGTACGCGGACCGCCTGTACAGCCTCTTCACCGTGTTGAACGTCAGCGTCGCCCCCGAGACAGTCGACCGTTCCGTCCACCGGCTGGAAGCCTCGGAACGGAGCCTCCTTTTCGACGGGCGAGAGCTCCGAAACGTCACGCTCACGGCACGAGTCGACTACTCCGGCGTCGTCCGGTCGTACGAACTGCAGTACGAGACCGAACGAGGTGGAACGTCGGTGCGGATAACCGAGCGGGTGCGCATCACCGACCTCGGGTCGACGGAGGTGGAACGACCCGAGTGGGTCGAGACGGCGAGAAACGAGAGCGGCGGGTCGGCCGCCGCGTTAACGTAG
- a CDS encoding thiamine pyrophosphate-dependent dehydrogenase E1 component subunit alpha translates to MHRLIDERSLSESPFSPDDARAAYVDLVRTRRFDERALALQRRGWMSGYPPYLGQEASQVGAAHAMADDDWLFPTYRSNALQIARGVPMSDILRYRRGYPEYHSDHDVPVFPQAVPIASQIPHAVGAGMARDYRENDEAMLVCFGDGATSEGDFHEALNFAGVFDAPVVFFCENNGWAISLPRKRQTASESIAVKAEAYGIEGVQADGNDPLAVRDAVEQGLEAARAGTPVLIESLTYRRGAHTTADDPSVYRDDDPDLPEWRTRDPLERFEEFLRAEGVVDDAFVEEVYENANEELAEAVETAESGPRTDPDELFDFVYEELPPELEAQREAMHDSIANHDPQELDR, encoded by the coding sequence ATGCACCGACTCATCGACGAACGGTCCCTGTCGGAGTCGCCGTTCTCGCCCGACGACGCTCGAGCAGCCTACGTCGACCTGGTTCGGACACGGCGATTCGACGAGCGCGCGCTCGCGCTACAGCGGCGCGGCTGGATGAGCGGCTACCCGCCGTATCTCGGCCAGGAGGCGTCACAGGTCGGCGCGGCTCACGCAATGGCCGACGACGACTGGCTCTTCCCGACGTACCGCTCGAACGCCCTCCAGATCGCCCGCGGCGTCCCGATGAGCGACATCCTCCGCTATCGCCGCGGCTACCCCGAGTACCACTCCGACCATGACGTCCCCGTCTTTCCCCAAGCGGTTCCCATCGCCAGCCAGATTCCGCACGCCGTCGGCGCGGGGATGGCGCGCGACTACCGAGAGAACGACGAAGCGATGCTCGTCTGCTTCGGCGACGGCGCGACCAGCGAGGGCGACTTCCACGAGGCGCTGAACTTCGCGGGCGTCTTCGACGCGCCTGTCGTCTTCTTCTGCGAGAACAACGGCTGGGCAATCTCGCTGCCGCGGAAGCGACAGACCGCCAGCGAGTCGATAGCCGTCAAAGCCGAGGCGTACGGCATCGAGGGCGTGCAGGCCGACGGCAACGACCCGCTGGCCGTCCGCGACGCGGTCGAGCAGGGACTCGAAGCCGCCCGAGCCGGGACTCCCGTGCTGATAGAGAGCCTCACGTACCGCCGCGGCGCGCACACGACGGCCGACGATCCCTCCGTCTACCGCGACGACGACCCGGACCTCCCCGAGTGGCGGACCCGCGACCCGCTCGAGCGGTTCGAGGAGTTCCTCCGCGCTGAGGGCGTCGTCGACGACGCGTTCGTCGAAGAAGTGTACGAAAACGCGAACGAGGAACTGGCCGAGGCCGTTGAAACCGCTGAGTCCGGCCCGCGTACCGACCCGGACGAACTGTTCGACTTTGTCTACGAGGAGCTACCGCCGGAACTCGAAGCCCAGCGCGAGGCGATGCACGACTCCATCGCGAACCACGACCCGCAGGAACTCGACCGATAA
- a CDS encoding M48 family metallopeptidase: MRLLFRAFAVVVGLSLLAFYAVLALLTYQFLLLLWSVRPDPAVSVALVSAVVLLTAWANYRFGVPRLLASVDAMPLAPERAPALYRRLDALCDRMEIATPAVYVARLAAPNAFALGGPRDGIVVVDRSLFRMLSADEFEALLAHELAHLEGYDGLVQMFAISALRTVVGVLALALLPVALFFEGVARATAWVRGTPTATPLSNDEYGAAGVVTLVAVGLTLFVRAYSRRREFAADDRAVEVTGRPLSLARALHRLQQATESPLSLFFGMPTPTPAPADDTQLGRLLSTHPPLEARIERLVKKAEQRDAAARSIPIR; this comes from the coding sequence ATGCGACTTCTGTTCCGCGCGTTTGCGGTCGTAGTCGGGTTGTCGCTCTTGGCGTTCTACGCGGTGCTCGCCCTCCTGACATACCAGTTTCTGCTCCTTCTCTGGTCCGTCCGTCCTGACCCGGCGGTGAGCGTCGCCCTCGTCTCCGCCGTCGTGCTCCTGACGGCGTGGGCCAACTACCGCTTCGGAGTTCCGAGACTGCTGGCGAGCGTCGACGCGATGCCGCTCGCTCCCGAGCGCGCGCCGGCGCTCTACCGCCGGCTCGACGCGCTCTGCGACCGAATGGAGATCGCGACGCCGGCGGTGTACGTCGCCCGCCTCGCCGCGCCGAACGCGTTCGCGCTCGGCGGTCCGAGAGACGGTATCGTCGTCGTCGACCGGTCGCTGTTTCGGATGCTCTCAGCCGACGAGTTCGAGGCGCTGCTGGCGCACGAACTCGCGCACCTGGAGGGGTACGACGGTCTGGTACAGATGTTCGCCATCAGCGCGCTTCGAACCGTCGTCGGCGTGCTCGCGCTGGCGCTCCTGCCGGTCGCGCTGTTTTTCGAAGGCGTCGCCCGGGCGACGGCGTGGGTGCGCGGGACGCCGACGGCGACGCCGCTCTCGAACGACGAGTACGGCGCCGCAGGCGTCGTGACGCTGGTCGCCGTGGGCCTCACCCTGTTCGTCCGCGCGTACTCGCGACGCCGGGAGTTCGCCGCCGACGACCGGGCCGTCGAGGTGACGGGTCGACCGCTGTCGCTCGCTCGCGCGCTCCACCGACTGCAGCAGGCGACCGAGTCGCCGTTGAGCCTGTTTTTCGGAATGCCGACGCCGACCCCCGCGCCAGCGGACGACACGCAACTCGGCCGACTGCTGTCGACGCATCCACCGCTGGAGGCGCGTATCGAACGGTTGGTCAAGAAGGCCGAACAGCGAGACGCGGCGGCGCGGTCGATTCCGATTCGGTGA
- a CDS encoding Lrp/AsnC ligand binding domain-containing protein has product MVHAFIMVKTGAGESEQLVAPIRELERVAEAHIVAGAYDLIVEVDAEEVYDVLKTASSEVQSLQGVTDTKTYISLDD; this is encoded by the coding sequence ATGGTTCACGCGTTCATCATGGTGAAGACGGGGGCCGGAGAGTCCGAGCAGTTGGTCGCGCCGATCCGAGAGCTCGAACGAGTGGCGGAGGCGCACATCGTCGCGGGCGCGTACGACCTCATCGTAGAGGTGGACGCCGAGGAGGTGTACGACGTTCTCAAGACCGCTTCGTCGGAGGTTCAGAGCCTTCAGGGCGTCACCGACACGAAGACGTACATCTCGCTCGACGACTGA
- a CDS encoding potassium channel family protein: MRFVIIGAGRVGLRTARVLREEGNDVTLIEQDGDQAERARANGFEVVEGDGSREPILESAGVDEADALGALTSDLNVNFAACMIGKHYGCRTVMRIDEDYREEIYQKYAKEVDEIVYPERLGAIGAKNALLGGSIRAIADIAQSLQVLLITITEESPMNGYTISEVALPSESRILAFGKDGASMGIPLPDDSLETGDRVAVLADFSVLDEVRQLLVGDSSMAAAVGGD; the protein is encoded by the coding sequence ATGCGGTTCGTTATCATTGGTGCCGGTCGTGTCGGACTTCGAACGGCGCGCGTCCTCCGGGAGGAAGGCAACGACGTGACGCTCATCGAACAGGACGGAGATCAGGCCGAGCGCGCTCGCGCAAACGGTTTCGAGGTCGTCGAGGGTGACGGCTCTCGCGAGCCGATACTGGAGTCGGCAGGGGTCGACGAAGCCGACGCGCTCGGCGCGCTCACGAGCGACCTCAACGTCAACTTCGCCGCCTGCATGATCGGCAAGCACTACGGCTGTCGGACGGTGATGCGCATCGACGAGGACTACCGCGAGGAGATCTACCAGAAGTACGCCAAGGAGGTGGACGAGATCGTCTACCCCGAACGACTCGGCGCTATCGGCGCAAAGAACGCGCTGCTCGGCGGGTCGATTCGCGCCATCGCCGACATCGCCCAGAGCCTCCAGGTGCTTCTCATCACGATCACCGAGGAGTCGCCGATGAACGGCTACACGATAAGCGAGGTCGCGCTCCCGTCGGAGTCGCGCATCCTCGCGTTCGGCAAAGACGGCGCTTCAATGGGGATTCCGCTCCCCGACGACTCGCTGGAGACCGGCGACCGGGTGGCCGTGCTCGCGGACTTCTCGGTGCTTGACGAGGTGCGCCAACTGCTCGTCGGCGACAGTTCAATGGCCGCCGCCGTGGGGGGTGACTGA
- a CDS encoding Lrp/AsnC family transcriptional regulator, which produces MVTAYVMVKANTGEAERLRNEISSLDGVVDAHIVAGDVDIIAKVTVDTPAEVKNISATEIQGIDGVEDTQTYISMD; this is translated from the coding sequence ATGGTCACCGCCTACGTGATGGTGAAAGCCAACACCGGCGAGGCCGAGCGACTGCGCAACGAGATTTCGTCGCTCGACGGCGTCGTCGACGCCCACATCGTCGCCGGGGACGTCGACATCATCGCCAAGGTGACCGTCGACACGCCCGCGGAGGTCAAGAACATCTCCGCGACCGAGATACAGGGCATCGACGGGGTCGAGGACACC